One stretch of Nocardioides perillae DNA includes these proteins:
- a CDS encoding GNAT family N-acetyltransferase has translation MSTRTPQAEAAALRARMTTRPVRLPDDVALLHRWVTSPHARFWEMTGATPDDVGREYAAVLATPGSHARLGLLDGEPAFLLETYDPSSHPLAKSFEVRPGDRGMHLLCAPPERHVPGFTRAAITEVLAHCFTDPTVRRVVVEPDVRNVAVHRLNAAVGFEVVGEVALPTKTALLSTCTRAAFEAATRVPGEAGHLTPGRMARAQREQVAKGLSELAHEQVLRPVPAGDGWEVAGDDPTVAWRFRARLLPLDHWVVDAHSVVRVEERPDGTVCTTAPDAEQLVLDLQRTLGIPEPMLATYLEEVAATLAGRAWKLRATAPTAEDLLAAGLQQTEAAMTEGHPSFWANNGRTGFSVDDHAAYAPETGSRVRLRWLAVRRDRAVYAGVPGLEDQDALLATELDDDELGALRGRLEARGLDPAAYWLVPCHPWQWRHKVAVTFAPEVAAGALVDLGEGRDELQPQQSIRTFANVTRPERCYVKTALSVVNMGFVRGLSADYVAVTPAINTWVDDLVRADPVLQDLGFSVLREVAAVGYRHPHHRRVEGSHGRKALAALWRESVATRLGPGEAATTMAALLHVDGGGRSLAAARIRASGLAPRAWLRAYLRAYLVPVVHCFAQHGLVFMPHGENVLLVWRDHVPVRAVFKDVGEEVALFPRGGRTPDEVRATLPPEVRRVVVDSVPVEQEALAVHADVLDGFLRFLAAVLDEDGVVRADVFWEEVRASVEDHVEEHPGARQRLAGTGVLAPTFRRLCLNRLQLRDHTEMVDLGDPASALVLAGELPNPLRPPGA, from the coding sequence GTGAGCACGCGGACCCCGCAGGCCGAGGCCGCCGCGCTGCGGGCCCGGATGACGACGCGCCCCGTGCGGCTGCCCGACGACGTCGCGCTCCTGCACCGCTGGGTGACCTCGCCCCACGCGCGCTTCTGGGAGATGACCGGCGCCACGCCGGACGACGTCGGCCGGGAGTACGCCGCGGTGCTGGCGACCCCCGGCTCCCACGCACGGCTCGGGCTGCTCGACGGCGAGCCCGCCTTCCTGCTGGAGACCTACGACCCCTCCTCCCACCCGCTGGCGAAGTCCTTCGAGGTGCGGCCTGGTGACCGGGGCATGCACCTGCTGTGCGCGCCCCCCGAGCGGCACGTGCCCGGCTTCACCCGCGCGGCGATCACGGAGGTGCTCGCGCACTGCTTCACCGACCCCACCGTGCGCCGCGTCGTCGTCGAGCCCGACGTGCGCAACGTCGCGGTGCACCGGCTGAACGCCGCCGTCGGCTTCGAGGTGGTCGGCGAGGTGGCGCTGCCGACCAAGACCGCACTGCTGTCGACGTGCACCCGCGCGGCCTTCGAGGCGGCGACGCGGGTGCCGGGCGAGGCCGGGCACCTCACGCCCGGGCGGATGGCCCGCGCCCAGCGCGAGCAGGTGGCGAAGGGGCTCTCGGAGCTGGCGCACGAGCAGGTGCTGCGCCCCGTGCCCGCCGGCGACGGCTGGGAGGTCGCCGGCGACGACCCGACGGTCGCGTGGCGCTTCCGCGCACGGCTGCTGCCCCTCGACCACTGGGTGGTCGACGCCCACAGCGTCGTGCGGGTCGAGGAGCGGCCCGACGGCACCGTGTGCACCACAGCGCCCGACGCCGAGCAGCTCGTGCTCGACCTGCAGCGCACCCTGGGCATCCCCGAGCCGATGCTCGCGACCTACCTGGAGGAGGTCGCGGCCACCCTCGCGGGCCGGGCCTGGAAGCTGCGCGCGACGGCCCCCACGGCCGAGGACCTGCTCGCCGCGGGCCTGCAGCAGACCGAGGCGGCGATGACGGAGGGCCACCCCTCCTTCTGGGCCAACAACGGCCGCACCGGCTTCTCGGTCGACGACCACGCCGCCTACGCCCCGGAGACCGGCAGCCGGGTCCGGCTGCGGTGGCTCGCGGTCCGCCGCGACCGCGCGGTCTACGCCGGGGTGCCCGGCCTCGAGGACCAGGACGCGCTGCTGGCCACCGAGCTCGACGACGACGAGCTCGGCGCGCTGCGCGGACGGCTCGAGGCGCGGGGCCTCGACCCCGCGGCGTACTGGCTGGTGCCGTGCCACCCCTGGCAGTGGCGCCACAAGGTGGCGGTGACCTTCGCCCCCGAGGTCGCGGCGGGGGCCCTCGTCGACCTCGGCGAGGGTCGCGACGAGCTGCAGCCGCAGCAGTCGATCCGGACCTTCGCCAACGTCACGCGACCGGAGCGCTGCTACGTCAAGACGGCGCTCTCGGTGGTCAACATGGGGTTCGTGCGGGGGTTGTCGGCCGACTACGTGGCGGTGACACCGGCGATCAACACCTGGGTCGACGACCTCGTCAGGGCCGACCCGGTCCTGCAGGACCTCGGCTTCTCCGTGCTGCGCGAGGTCGCGGCCGTGGGCTACCGCCACCCGCACCACCGCCGGGTGGAGGGCAGCCACGGCCGCAAGGCGCTCGCGGCGCTGTGGCGCGAGAGCGTCGCGACCCGCCTGGGGCCCGGTGAGGCCGCGACGACCATGGCCGCCCTGCTGCACGTCGACGGCGGGGGCCGCTCGCTCGCGGCCGCGAGGATCCGGGCCTCCGGCCTCGCGCCTCGCGCGTGGCTGCGCGCCTACCTGCGCGCCTACCTCGTGCCGGTGGTGCACTGCTTCGCCCAGCACGGCCTCGTCTTCATGCCGCACGGCGAGAACGTGCTGCTGGTGTGGCGCGACCACGTGCCGGTGCGGGCGGTCTTCAAGGACGTCGGAGAGGAGGTCGCGCTCTTCCCGCGGGGCGGTCGGACCCCCGACGAGGTGCGCGCGACGCTGCCGCCCGAGGTGCGCCGGGTCGTGGTCGACTCCGTGCCGGTCGAGCAGGAGGCGCTCGCCGTCCACGCCGACGTGCTCGACGGCTTCCTGCGCTTCCTGGCCGCCGTCCTGGACGAGGACGGGGTGGTGCGGGCGGACGTCT